Below is a window of Archangium lipolyticum DNA.
GTCCGGTGGTGCCAGCGCCGCGGTTCACGTAGAGCCACGAGCGGCCCTGCCGGTACAGCCCCGCGGTCCAGCGGGAGACGAACCGGGCCAGGGACAGGCGGCGGACGCCCGGGACTCCGAGCTGTCCGCCGTGCGTGTGGCCCGAGAGGGTCAGCTCGACGGAGCGGGCCTGGGCCTGGGGAAACAGCTCGGGGTCGTGGGCGAGCAGCACGGTGGGGACGCCCTCGGGCCGCTTCGCGAGCGCCCGTGCCACGTCGTCGCGCGAGGTCCAGGTGTCATCCACACCCGCGACGTACAGGCGCGCCCCTCCCCGCTGGACGACGACTCCCCGGTTGCGCAGGACGGTCACGCCCCGCCGCTCCAGCTCCCGGACGAGGTGCTCTCCATCGGTGAAGTAGTCGTGATTGCCCATACAGGCGAACGCACCATCCTTCGCCCGCAGGCCACCGAGCGCCCGCGCCACCGCCTCGACGTGCGAGGAGCCGTGGGTGATGAGATCGCCGGTGACGGTCACCAGGTCGAGCTCGAGTGCGTTGAGGCGTGCGACCCAGGAGGAGACCCGGCTCTCGGGCGCATTCGGGCCACAATGGACATCGGAGATCTGGCCGATGCGGTAGCCATCCAGCTCCGGGGCGAGCCCCTCCACGCGGACCACGTGCTTGCGGAGCCTCGGCCGGCCGAGGACCGAATCAACACCCATGGTGAGCGCGATGGCTCCCGCGAGGCCCCAGGTCACGCCCCTGGGCATGCCCGCCTGGACGGCCAGGGCGGCGGGGAGCATGAGCACGTCGAACACCGCGCAGGCGGCCCACCAGCCCAGTGCCAGGTAGGTCGACAATGAGGGAGCCGTGGTGTGCCAGGGGGTCTGCAGCTGGCGCAGGTACGGCCACGAGACCGGCACGGCGAGGGCCAGGGGGAGGGGCGTGCGCGTGAACCAGCAGAGCCAGAGCACCGTGGGGAGCTGGACGAGGGTGACGAGGAATGTCGCGAGCAGCTGGAAGCGGCCCCGAAGTCGGGTTCGGCTGGACATGTGAGCAGATGTTTAACCCGCTCACGCTTCGCATGCTGAGGGGCCCTGGATTTCCCCTCGCTGGTCCCCACGCCAGCTAGGCTGAGCCCGGTAGTTCCCCCTGCTTCGGAGAGAATGATGCTCAAGGCCCGGTTGCTCGCGTCCGTGGTGGCGGTGCTCGCGTTGGCGTTGTCCTCGTGCAAATCCCCCGAGGAGACGCCTCCTCCCGAGCCGGCCATGTCGGGAGATACCTTCCCGACGTCCCGGGGTGATTTGATCGTTCATCCGGTCAATCACGCCACCTTCCTCATGAACTGGGCAGGCAAGACGATCTACGTCGACCCGGTTGGTGGCACCGCACCCTTCCAGGGCCTTCCCGCCCCCGACGTGATCCTCGTGACGGACATCCACGGCGACCACCTGAACGCCGACACCCTGACGGCCATCGTCCGGCCGGAGACGGTGATCGTCGCCCCCCAGGCCGTCCGTGACACCCTGCCCGAGGCCCTCCATGGGGCCACGCGAGTCCTCGCCAATGGAGGGACGCTGAACGTGGCGGACATCTCCATCGAGGCCATCCCCATGTACAACCTCACGGCCGAGCGTCTCCAATACCACCCGAAGGGCCGGGGCAATGGCTACGTCGTGACCTTTGGAGACAAGCGCGTCTACATCGCTGGCGACACGGAAGACATCCCCGAGATGCGGGCGCTGAGGGACATCGACATCGCCTTCGTCCCCATGAACCTGCCCTTCACCATGACGGTGGAGCAGGCCGCGGACGCGGTGCGCGAGTTCAGGCCGAAGGTCGTCTATCCCTATCACTCGCGCGGCAGCGACGTGAACGAGTTCACCCGGCTCGTCGGCACGGATGTGGGCGTCGAGGTGCGCGTGGGTGACTGGTACTGACCGGCGGTTGCCTCGTCACTCGCGGCAGGTGGGCTTCTCGTCGGTGGGGTACAGCGAGGCGATGCCGTAGGTGCCATTGCGCGTCCCGCACCAGACGCGCCACGAAGTGCCGCCGAGGTCCGGCGCCGAGTACACGCCGCCCTCCTTCATTCCGCCTCCACGCGCACAGCAGCGCGCGAAGGCGCGGGTGCCCACGGCCACCATGGCCACCGGGTCCGACTCCATCGTGAAGCCGCCGAGCTTCTTCTCGGCGCAGGACCAGGGAGCCACGCCGCGGAAGCGGATGAGGTACTGAGAGCCCTGGATCGCCTTGCCTCCGCGGCCGGGGCCGTCGAAGCAGATCTTCCCCTCGGACTCGAGCTGCGCGTAGCGGGGGAGGAAGTGGAGCCCGCCAACGGTCTTGGTGGTCCACTCGTCACCGCAGAACACGTGGGTGAAGGCGTTGCGCGGTCCGGTGCTCACCCAGAGGCCGGTGAGCCACTCGATGTTGGCCTGCCGCGAGCCGGGGCGTCCCGCCACCGACAGGGCCCGCTGGATGCGCGGATCGTCATAGTGCGCGGACATGAAGCGCTGCACGTCGCCACGGCTCACCGAGGCGTCCGGCCGTGCCGGGCACATGTCGAGCACCTCGCGCTCCACAGGCTTGAGCGCCGGAGCCTGGCGGAAGAGGGGAGGGTTCTTGCAGGTGGTGGCGCAGCCCGTGGCCGCGGGGGCGTCGGAGGGCAGGGGAGCGGCCTCCTGCTTCCGGTCGTGGGCGGCCAGGAACTCACCGCTCAGGCGCGGCTTCTCCGGCAGGTCCGCCGTGCCGTCGCACTTCACCCAGCCCTCGCCCGTGGCTCCCTTGAGCTTGCACCAGGCGCGCTCGGGGCCTCCCTTCTTGATGACCGGGTAGGCCGTGTCCGGCTCGACGGTGAAGACGACCTTCGTGGAGCCGGGCTCCGCCACGGCCTCCAGCCGGTTGCTGGAGACGAAGGCCCCCGCGGCGTGGGCGCGGAAGGGGAGGGTGCACAGGGCGAGCAGGAGGAGGAGCAGGATCCGCATGGAGCGGGAGAATACCCTCTCTTTGGCGCGATTGCTGGCGGTGCGGAGGGTGGTGGACCGGTTGGCGGTGCCCTCGGCATCGTTTACAATCTATGCTTTCGGGACGGCTCCGGTTCTTTCGATTTCAAGCAAGACATCAGTCGAGCAAGGTCGCGCGGCATGAGAGGACAGGGAAATGCACTCAATGGGGCTGGCGAGACTGATGGCTTTGTTGCTGACGGTAGGCTTCGGATGTGTCCACACTCGGCAGCCAGAGCGAAAAATCTACATCATTTCCGAGGACGCGAGCGGAGTTGGCTCCACGGTCGAGAGTGGAACTGGCGGCGCTGGCGTCGACGCTTACTGCAACGAAATTCAAAAACAGTGCTTCAGTAAATGCTGGAGGCGGAAGCCCGAATATTCAGGCATCAAGAAGCACTCTGGAGATCATTACAGGCACTGCGACGAAAAATGTCTCAAAGTGTTCATGCAGTGTGTCAAGGAGCAGGAGGAGTTGGAACGGCAGGAGTCACAGAAGAAGGAGCTTCATTTCCCAACCTTGGACGCAGCACTCGACTGGATCAGGGAGCACAAGACCGAGGTTGCGATTGGAACCGTCGTCATCGTGGGGGGCGTGCTTGCCGCTCCTTACGTCATTGCCATACTGGGTGGCGCGCTGGTTCTGGCACCCCTCTAAGCCGTGAGCACCCCTGGTGACAACATGACATACGATCCAGATTTCGATTTGAAAGACATGCTGGGCGTTCTGAATTCTCTCATCGAGAATTACGCGGAGGGAACGAAGGAGAGGGATGTCGCCAAGCTCGCGCAGATTGCGTTGCTCTATATTCGCGACAATGAGAAGGAGGCTGATTTCGCCAGATACTACAAAGGATGTACTGAGACCTCATTCAAGATTGAAGTCGCTCATGAGTTTGCTACGCGCGAGGAGGCAGAAGAATGGCTTGCCAGCGGAAAGGCCCAACACGCCGAACATGTCAAGATCGCTGGCAGGGGCTTTCTGGTTGTCCAGCTGCCAGGGCGGATGACATTGATTGACAGGCCACTGCCGGAAGAGTTGATGGCGGAAGAATGGAAGAAGGATTCCGAGTAGGAAATCCAGATTGCCGGGAGGCGGGCGCGCCACCGGAGTCTGGATGCATGCGAGTGCCATCAGCTCCCTCGTCACTGGATGTAGGCAGCCTGAACCCGGGAGAGGTCCAGGCGCCCCACCGTGATGCCCGTCACGGTCACGTCATCGGCGTCCACTTGCGCTCGCTGGCGGCGGATTCCACCGTCTTCTCGATGAAGCGCACACCCCGCGCGCCCTCGGTGACTCGCGGATAGTCGGCGGCGATCGGATCCGCTTCCACCCCGGCCAGCCGGGCGCGGATGTCCGCCGCGACGCCGAGGTACACGTTGGCGAACGCCTCGATGAACGCCTCCGGATGACCGGAGGGCACGCGGCAGGCTCGGCGCGAGGACTCGCTCAGCCACGGTGAGCCGCGCGTGAGGATGCGCCTCGGCCCGTCGAGCGGTGCATGCACGAGCTGGTTTGGCTCCTCCTGCCGCCATTCGAGCGAGCCCGTGGAGCCGAACACGCGCAGGCGCAGGTCGTTCTCGTAGCCAGCGGCGATCTGCGAGGCGATCAGCACGCCCCGCACGCCGCCGCGCCAGCGCAGGAGCAGGTTGCCATCGTCGTCGAGCCGGCGCCCGGGAACGAGCGCCCCGAGATCCGCGCAGATGGCTTCGATCTCGAGGCCGGTGACGGTGGCGGCCAGGTTCTCGGCATGCGAACCGATGTCCCCCATGGCGCCCGCCAGGCCGCTCCTCGCCGGGTCCGTGCGCCAGCTCGCCTGCTTGTTGTCCTGGCCCTCGAGGTACGTGGCGAGCCAGCCCTGGTTGTACTCGACGGTCACCTTGCGCAGCTCGCCAATGGCGCCGCGCTTCACCAGCTCGCGCGCCTCGCGCACCATCGGATAGCCGGTGTAGTTGTAGGTGACGCCGAAGACGATGCCGGTCCGCTCCACCGTGCGCACCAGGTTGTCGGCCTGCTCGCTGGTGTGCACGAGCGGCTTGTCACACACCACGTGGATGCCGGCCTCGGCGAACGCCTTCGCCACCGGGTAGTGCACGTGGTTGGGCGTGACGATGGAGACGAAGTCGATGCGCTCGTCCGCGGGGCGCTTCAGCTCGTCGGCCAGCAGGTCCTCCCAGCGGCCGTGATTGCGCGCGTCGGCCAGGCCCAGGTCACGGCCGGACGCGCGCGCCTTGTCCGGGTGGGACGAGAGCGCTCCGGCGACCAGCTCCATCTGCCCGTCCAGCGCCATGGCCCGGCGGTGCACGGAGCCGATGAACGCGTCGCGTCCACCGCCGACCATCGCGTAGCGCAGCTTGCGGTTGTGCGAGGTGCTCATCCGCCAGCCCGCGCTTGCTTGTCCTTGTCGAACACGGCGTCGAACGCCCCCGCCGCGGCGGGGAAGTCGAGCCGCTTGCAGAAGGCCGCGCTCTCGGTCGCCCCGTGCACGCGGTCCATCCGGCTGTCTTCCCACTCCACGCTCAACGGGCCCGCATAGCCGATGTCGTTGAGCGCGACGATGATGGACTCGAAGTCGATCATGCCCCGGCCGAGGCTGCGGAAGTCCCAGAATCGGCGCGGATCTCCGAAGCTGGTATGGCCCCCGAACACGCCGACGGTTCCATCGCCACGGCCCCACCACACGTCCTTCATGTGGACGTTGTAGATGCGGCCCGCGAACGTGCGGATGAACTTCACGTAGTCCACCCCCTGGTACCCGAGGTGGCTGGGGTCGAAGTTGAAGCCGAAGCGGCGGTGGCCATTCACGGCCGCGATGGCGCGCTGGGCGGAGGCGGTGTCGAAGGCGATCTCCGTCGGGTGCACCTCGAGCGCGAAGTTGATGCCCTGTGTCTCGAACTCGTCGAGGATCGGTGTCCAGCGGCGGCCGAAGTCGGCGAAACCCTTGTCCCAGAACGCCTGCGACGTGGGCGGAAAGGCATAGGTTGCATGCCACACCGAGGAGCCGGTGAATCCGGTGACGGTCTTCACGCCGAAGGCGGCGGCGGCGCGTGCCGTGTCCCGCATCTCCTGGGCGGCCCGCTGGCGCACGCCCTCGGGGTCACCATCGCCCCACACGTGCGCGGGCACGATGGACTTGTGCCGCTCATCGATCAGGTCGCACACGGCCTGGCCAACCAGGTGGTTGCCAATGGCCAGACATTTCAAGCCGTGGGACTCGAGCAGTGCCCTCTTGTCCCGGACATAGGTCTTGGAAGCGAGCGCCTCCTGGACGTTGAAATGGTCGCCCCAGCAGGCCAGCTCCAGGCCGTCGTAGCCCATGCGTCTGGCCAGCGGTGCGAGCTCGGAGAGGGGCAGATCGGCCCATTGACCGGTGAACAGCGTAACGGGTCTTGGCATGTGTCGATATCCGTGGATGTCCCCTCTCCCTCTGGGAGAGGGCTAGGGTGAGGGTATTGGCCTTGGATTGCGTTGCTGCCTGCGCCGCGCCGCGATGCGATTCGGGGTGAGGAACACGGGGGGTGACATACCCTCACCCCCCGCCCTCTCCCAGAGGGAGAGGGAGCATGCGCAACACGACTAGAAGGGCGAGTCCGGGAAGTAGAAGTCCTTCGCGTTCTCCTTCGTGATCAGCACCGAGGGAATGATCGTGTTCGGCGGCAGCTTCTCGCCCTTCACGCGCGCTTCGGCCGTCAGTTTGATCGCGTCGTAGATGAACTTGGGCGAGTAGGAGACATCGGCCTGGATCAGCTTGTTCTTGCCGTCGATGATCGTCTTGACCATGCCCTTGGCGCCCGCACCGCCGAACACTTCCTTGATGTCCGTGCGCTTGGCCTGCTCGATCGCCTTGAGCACCCCCACCGCCATGTCGTCATCGGCGGCCCACACGGCGTCGATCTGCTTGAAGCGCGTCAGGTAGTCCTGCATCACCTTGAAGGCATCGTCGCGGTTCCAGTTGGCGTACCGGGCATCGAGCAGCTTGATGTCCGGGTAGTTCTTCATCACGGCGTTGAACGCGTCCATGCGCTCGTTGTCGATCGTGGTCGGGATGCCGCGCAGCGCCACGATGTTGCCCTTGCCGTTGAGTTTCTTGGCCAGGTACTCCGCCGCGAGCTTGCCGAACGCGGTGTTGTCGCCGGCCACGTAGGCGTCCTGGGCGCTGGTGTCGGTCAGGCCCCGGTCGACCACCGTGACGTAGACGCCCTTGCTCTTCACCTGTGCGACCGGCTTGGTGAGCGAGGCAGACTCGAATGGGAAGACGACCAGCGTGTTGATCTTGTTGACGGTCAGCAGGTCCTGCAGCTGGTTGGCCTGCTCGGGCGCGTTGGCCGCCGTCTTCACGGTGATCTTCAGGCCCGGGTGCGCCTTCTCCAGGTCTTTCTTGGCCTGGTTGGCCCACCACACGATGCCGCCGGTGAAGCCGTGGGTGGCCGCGGGGATGGCGACACCCATGTTGACCTGGTTCTGGGTCTGCGCGAGCGCACCCGAGGCGGTGAGCAGCGCGGCCACGGTGGAGGCACCGAGGGCGAGTTTGCGGAGGACGGATTTCATGCGGGCTATCTCCTGGGGGTAAGGGGAGCACGACATGGCAGCGGCCCGCTGCCGGAGGACTACGACGACGAGACATCTGTCACGACGCTCATTTGCGACGGCGCTGCATGAACGCCACGCCAATGATCACGAAGCCCTGCACCGCCGAGTTGAGATACACGCTGATGATGCTGGTGAGGTTCAGGATGTTGCTGATGACGGACAACAGCACGGCACCGACGACGGTGCCGGTGATGGTGCCGGAGCCGCCCTTGAGTGCGGTGCCGCCGACGATCACCGCCGCGATCGCCTCCAGCTCCCACAACAGGCCGGTGGTGGGCGAGGCCGACCCGAGGCGCGGCACGTACAGCACGGTGGCGATTCCCACGCAGATGCCGAGCAGCATGTACGTGAGCACCTTGATGCGATTCACGTCCACGGCCGCGTAGCGCGCCACCTGCTCGTTGGAGCCGATGGCCTGCACGTACCGGCCGTACGCGGTGCGGTTCAGGATCAACCCGCCCAGCAGCGCCACGGCGAGGAACACCCAGACAGGAATCGGGATGCCCAGGAGGTTGGCGTAGTAGACCGGGCTGTAGGCGTCGGACAGATCCATGTCCAACGTGAGGGCGCCGCCATCCGCGAAGTACGTGAGGTACGCACGGAAGATGCCCAGCGTGCCGAGCGTCACGATGAAGGGCTCGATGCCGCCCCGGGTGATCAGCAGCCCGTGCGTCAGCCCGAACAGCGCGCCGAGCAGCAGCGCGAGGCCGATGCCGAGGGCGATCACGGACGTGGGCGAACCGAGCGACGGCGCCAGCCGGTTCATCACGAGGATCATCGCACCGGCGATCAACGCGGCCATCGAGCCCACCGACAGATCGATGCCCCCGGAGATGATGACGAAGCACATGCCCACCGCGATGATGCCAATGAAGGCGGTGCGCGTGAGCACGTTCATCACGTTGTCGAGCGTGGCGAAGTCACCATTCAGCAGGGTGCCGGTGATGCACAGCACGACGAGCCCGAGGACGGGCCCGAGGCCGTGCAACAGGGCTCGCGCGCGGCCTCCGGCACGGGTGCCGGGCTCCGCAGGGCGCAGTGCCCCTCCCGTGGCGGCCGGTG
It encodes the following:
- a CDS encoding metallophosphoesterase, which gives rise to MSSRTRLRGRFQLLATFLVTLVQLPTVLWLCWFTRTPLPLALAVPVSWPYLRQLQTPWHTTAPSLSTYLALGWWAACAVFDVLMLPAALAVQAGMPRGVTWGLAGAIALTMGVDSVLGRPRLRKHVVRVEGLAPELDGYRIGQISDVHCGPNAPESRVSSWVARLNALELDLVTVTGDLITHGSSHVEAVARALGGLRAKDGAFACMGNHDYFTDGEHLVRELERRGVTVLRNRGVVVQRGGARLYVAGVDDTWTSRDDVARALAKRPEGVPTVLLAHDPELFPQAQARSVELTLSGHTHGGQLGVPGVRRLSLARFVSRWTAGLYRQGRSWLYVNRGAGTTGPPARLGAPAELTVLTLRRA
- a CDS encoding MBL fold metallo-hydrolase, with amino-acid sequence MMLKARLLASVVAVLALALSSCKSPEETPPPEPAMSGDTFPTSRGDLIVHPVNHATFLMNWAGKTIYVDPVGGTAPFQGLPAPDVILVTDIHGDHLNADTLTAIVRPETVIVAPQAVRDTLPEALHGATRVLANGGTLNVADISIEAIPMYNLTAERLQYHPKGRGNGYVVTFGDKRVYIAGDTEDIPEMRALRDIDIAFVPMNLPFTMTVEQAADAVREFRPKVVYPYHSRGSDVNEFTRLVGTDVGVEVRVGDWY
- a CDS encoding EndoU domain-containing protein, with amino-acid sequence MRILLLLLLALCTLPFRAHAAGAFVSSNRLEAVAEPGSTKVVFTVEPDTAYPVIKKGGPERAWCKLKGATGEGWVKCDGTADLPEKPRLSGEFLAAHDRKQEAAPLPSDAPAATGCATTCKNPPLFRQAPALKPVEREVLDMCPARPDASVSRGDVQRFMSAHYDDPRIQRALSVAGRPGSRQANIEWLTGLWVSTGPRNAFTHVFCGDEWTTKTVGGLHFLPRYAQLESEGKICFDGPGRGGKAIQGSQYLIRFRGVAPWSCAEKKLGGFTMESDPVAMVAVGTRAFARCCARGGGMKEGGVYSAPDLGGTSWRVWCGTRNGTYGIASLYPTDEKPTCRE
- a CDS encoding Gfo/Idh/MocA family protein, whose product is MSTSHNRKLRYAMVGGGRDAFIGSVHRRAMALDGQMELVAGALSSHPDKARASGRDLGLADARNHGRWEDLLADELKRPADERIDFVSIVTPNHVHYPVAKAFAEAGIHVVCDKPLVHTSEQADNLVRTVERTGIVFGVTYNYTGYPMVREARELVKRGAIGELRKVTVEYNQGWLATYLEGQDNKQASWRTDPARSGLAGAMGDIGSHAENLAATVTGLEIEAICADLGALVPGRRLDDDGNLLLRWRGGVRGVLIASQIAAGYENDLRLRVFGSTGSLEWRQEEPNQLVHAPLDGPRRILTRGSPWLSESSRRACRVPSGHPEAFIEAFANVYLGVAADIRARLAGVEADPIAADYPRVTEGARGVRFIEKTVESAASERKWTPMT
- a CDS encoding sugar phosphate isomerase/epimerase family protein, producing the protein MPRPVTLFTGQWADLPLSELAPLARRMGYDGLELACWGDHFNVQEALASKTYVRDKRALLESHGLKCLAIGNHLVGQAVCDLIDERHKSIVPAHVWGDGDPEGVRQRAAQEMRDTARAAAAFGVKTVTGFTGSSVWHATYAFPPTSQAFWDKGFADFGRRWTPILDEFETQGINFALEVHPTEIAFDTASAQRAIAAVNGHRRFGFNFDPSHLGYQGVDYVKFIRTFAGRIYNVHMKDVWWGRGDGTVGVFGGHTSFGDPRRFWDFRSLGRGMIDFESIIVALNDIGYAGPLSVEWEDSRMDRVHGATESAAFCKRLDFPAAAGAFDAVFDKDKQARAGG
- a CDS encoding substrate-binding domain-containing protein, whose translation is MKSVLRKLALGASTVAALLTASGALAQTQNQVNMGVAIPAATHGFTGGIVWWANQAKKDLEKAHPGLKITVKTAANAPEQANQLQDLLTVNKINTLVVFPFESASLTKPVAQVKSKGVYVTVVDRGLTDTSAQDAYVAGDNTAFGKLAAEYLAKKLNGKGNIVALRGIPTTIDNERMDAFNAVMKNYPDIKLLDARYANWNRDDAFKVMQDYLTRFKQIDAVWAADDDMAVGVLKAIEQAKRTDIKEVFGGAGAKGMVKTIIDGKNKLIQADVSYSPKFIYDAIKLTAEARVKGEKLPPNTIIPSVLITKENAKDFYFPDSPF
- a CDS encoding ABC transporter permease — its product is MPPEPTDAVKQGAATPAATGGALRPAEPGTRAGGRARALLHGLGPVLGLVVLCITGTLLNGDFATLDNVMNVLTRTAFIGIIAVGMCFVIISGGIDLSVGSMAALIAGAMILVMNRLAPSLGSPTSVIALGIGLALLLGALFGLTHGLLITRGGIEPFIVTLGTLGIFRAYLTYFADGGALTLDMDLSDAYSPVYYANLLGIPIPVWVFLAVALLGGLILNRTAYGRYVQAIGSNEQVARYAAVDVNRIKVLTYMLLGICVGIATVLYVPRLGSASPTTGLLWELEAIAAVIVGGTALKGGSGTITGTVVGAVLLSVISNILNLTSIISVYLNSAVQGFVIIGVAFMQRRRK